Proteins encoded by one window of Vampirovibrionales bacterium:
- the rsmB gene encoding 16S rRNA (cytosine(967)-C(5))-methyltransferase RsmB: MTFSAREAAWEILERFERRTPGRRHQTLKLDACLERVFSSAKSASWRSEDRRFCTALTYGVLRRWLPYEARLQALSQFPWSRVAPPVRALLRLGLFQLLDGDEIPPYAALNETVEQARRRGLSKASIAFVNGMLRAVQRQQAAGDWIPPSFEAEPSAHLAQVWNVPEWLGARWLLHYGKSETLAMARMLADPPPLSLRVNTLQTSPKDLKTLLMSAGVTCAVLEDDPPECLTLSGFYGSPVALPGFAEGAFFVQDRNAARVSRFLAPEPGETVVDLCAAPGGKTTHLAALMANRGVLWAVESVAAKMARLQENATRLGVTILQTACEDALTFSLPDGGRADRVLIDAPCSGLGTIRRHPDILLQLTERDLAQYADKQRALLVHGLSLLRAGGEAVYATCSLDVTENGDVARAVLKDCPNVCLLEERQWPISSMGDGFYMARFRLEQVQ, translated from the coding sequence ATGACCTTTTCTGCGCGAGAGGCGGCTTGGGAGATCCTGGAGCGTTTTGAACGCCGTACGCCCGGGCGGCGTCATCAAACGTTAAAGCTGGACGCCTGTCTGGAGCGCGTTTTCTCTTCGGCGAAAAGCGCCTCATGGCGCTCGGAAGATCGCCGTTTTTGTACAGCGCTGACGTATGGCGTATTGCGGCGCTGGCTTCCCTATGAAGCCCGTTTGCAAGCATTAAGTCAGTTTCCCTGGTCTCGCGTGGCCCCCCCCGTCCGCGCGCTGCTACGGTTAGGACTGTTTCAATTGCTGGATGGCGACGAAATTCCTCCGTACGCTGCTCTGAATGAAACCGTTGAGCAGGCCAGGCGGCGCGGCTTGTCGAAGGCTTCTATTGCCTTTGTCAATGGGATGTTACGCGCCGTCCAGCGCCAACAGGCTGCTGGCGATTGGATTCCGCCATCGTTTGAAGCGGAACCTTCTGCGCATCTGGCGCAGGTATGGAATGTACCTGAATGGCTTGGCGCTCGCTGGCTGCTTCATTACGGCAAAAGCGAAACGCTGGCCATGGCCCGAATGTTGGCCGACCCTCCGCCGCTGTCGTTACGCGTCAACACGCTTCAGACATCACCGAAGGACTTGAAGACTCTATTGATGTCAGCGGGCGTGACGTGCGCCGTATTAGAGGACGATCCGCCCGAATGTCTTACGTTGTCCGGCTTTTATGGGTCGCCTGTAGCATTGCCGGGCTTTGCGGAGGGGGCTTTTTTTGTTCAGGATCGCAACGCGGCGCGCGTGAGCCGCTTTCTTGCGCCTGAGCCGGGCGAAACCGTTGTCGATTTATGCGCGGCGCCGGGCGGTAAAACCACGCATTTGGCGGCGTTGATGGCCAATCGCGGCGTTCTGTGGGCGGTGGAATCGGTCGCCGCCAAAATGGCGCGCCTACAGGAAAACGCCACCCGCTTGGGCGTGACTATTTTACAAACGGCTTGCGAGGATGCGTTGACGTTCTCACTCCCCGATGGGGGCCGAGCCGATCGCGTTTTAATCGATGCGCCCTGTTCTGGACTGGGGACGATTCGTCGTCACCCTGATATCCTGCTACAGCTTACTGAGCGCGATCTGGCGCAGTACGCCGATAAACAGCGAGCGCTACTCGTACACGGTCTGTCGTTGTTACGAGCCGGTGGAGAGGCCGTCTACGCGACCTGTAGCCTGGATGTTACCGAAAATGGCGATGTGGCGCGCGCCGTTTTGAAGGATTGCCCGAATGTATGCCTGTTGGAAGAACGTCAGTGGCCGATTTCGTCGATGGGAGACGGTTTTTATATGGCGCGATTTCGACTCGAGCAGGTACAATAA
- a CDS encoding ABC transporter ATP-binding protein codes for MSDASYASASDGSPSSSDVLFDVRGLTKRFAILKGSFNREAGAIQAVSGVDLAIRAGETLGLVGESGCGKSTLGRCLLQLTRPSAGQTIFQGLDLAQLSERRLRPVRRQMQIVFQNPYSSLNPRMRIGDALAEPFLIHRICRGRALSHEITRLLDRVGLPKDAANRFPHEFSGGQRQRVGIARAIALKPKFIVADEPVSALDVSIQAQILNLLDDLKRDEGLTMLFIAHNLSVIEYISDRAAVMYLGKIVEIAPAGELYHRPLHPYTQALLSAIPTPDPTAKREGRLYLEGDLPSPAHPPAGCRFHTRCPYVTDICRQEEPIAQSLIPDHLVYCHHAEALLAGRQPANDVA; via the coding sequence ATGTCTGACGCCTCTTACGCCTCCGCCTCCGATGGTTCGCCCTCCTCTTCCGACGTTCTGTTTGACGTGCGCGGTTTAACCAAGCGGTTTGCGATTCTCAAAGGCTCTTTTAACCGTGAAGCTGGCGCTATACAGGCTGTCAGCGGCGTCGATCTGGCGATTCGGGCAGGTGAAACCCTCGGGTTGGTAGGAGAATCCGGCTGTGGTAAATCCACGCTGGGACGCTGCCTTCTGCAGTTGACTCGCCCGTCGGCGGGCCAAACGATTTTTCAGGGCCTTGACCTCGCTCAATTATCTGAGCGCCGCTTGCGCCCGGTGCGCCGCCAGATGCAAATCGTCTTTCAAAATCCCTATTCCAGCCTCAATCCACGCATGCGCATCGGCGATGCGCTGGCAGAACCTTTTCTGATTCACAGAATTTGTCGCGGACGCGCTTTGAGCCACGAGATTACGCGTTTACTAGACCGCGTGGGTCTGCCGAAAGATGCGGCCAATCGCTTCCCCCATGAGTTTTCCGGCGGTCAGCGTCAGCGCGTGGGTATTGCGCGCGCCATTGCCCTTAAGCCCAAGTTTATCGTCGCCGATGAGCCGGTGAGTGCGCTAGATGTCTCTATTCAAGCGCAAATCCTGAATCTGCTGGACGATCTCAAGCGAGACGAAGGGCTGACGATGTTGTTTATCGCCCATAATCTCAGCGTCATCGAATATATTAGCGATCGCGCCGCCGTGATGTACTTGGGTAAGATTGTTGAGATCGCGCCGGCCGGCGAGCTGTATCATCGCCCGTTGCATCCATATACCCAAGCGCTGCTGTCGGCCATTCCGACGCCAGATCCCACTGCCAAACGCGAGGGGCGGCTTTATCTGGAGGGAGACCTGCCCAGTCCCGCCCACCCGCCGGCGGGATGTCGTTTTCATACCCGCTGTCCGTATGTGACCGATATTTGTCGACAGGAAGAGCCCATTGCGCAGTCCCTGATCCCGGATCACCTGGTTTACTGTCATCATGCCGAGGCCTTGCTTGCCGGTCGGCAGCCTGCCAATGACGTTG